Proteins encoded within one genomic window of Anastrepha ludens isolate Willacy chromosome 4, idAnaLude1.1, whole genome shotgun sequence:
- the LOC128860785 gene encoding jerky protein homolog-like codes for MSSKRKRVVLSITDKVKIIEQLNKGVSNKFLAETYNVGTSTISNLKKNSSAILKFASNLQFEDGSPSRKNMKTAENKELEQAMFKWFLQQRSIGNPLSGPILCEKAKIFAEKMDNLSEFKASDGWLRNFKARHGIRELDLCGEKLSADNTAAEKFIEEFKTKIENYDPEFVFNADETGLNWKALPRKTLASKRETSAPGHKVSKDRGTVLTCANSTGNHRLPLLLIGKSKNPRAFKNVKKLPVVYKNQNKAWMTSALFTEWFDDVFIPDVKKYQKKINKKGNVLLLLDNAPTHPSESLLLRKLLLADENEEGTLIYHKNINIKDCCYMVADAWTSVKAITLKRAWNKINGISTQQQIQEEKENAELKNNEESDKDTDSMSTENLQNMITKVPGCSECNVEDIEDWLHSDSIDPGLQLLSDDEIIQSTKEESYPVDTEDDNDSTFELEAGPSASEAFACFETALNWMERQSECDHVDLLVVKRLKDLAAKKRVSSLKQRTLTEMFK; via the coding sequence ATGTCTTCTAAAAGAAAACGTGTTGTGCTTTCAATCACAgataaagtgaaaataattgaaCAATTAAACAAAGGAGtgtctaataaatttttggctGAAACTTATAATGTAGGAACATCGACTATTtcgaatttaaagaaaaacagttctgcaattttaaaatttgcttctaaTTTGCAATTTGAGGATGGAAGTCCAtctagaaaaaatatgaaaactgcTGAAAATAAAGAACTTGAACAGGCAATGTTTAAATGGTTTTTACAGCAGCGTTCAATTGGAAATCCTCTTTCTGGACCTATTCTttgtgaaaaagcaaaaatttttgcTGAGAAGATGGATAATTTGTCCGAATTTAAAGCGAGTGACGGTTGGCTGCGTAATTTTAAGGCTCGGCACGGCATTCGAGAGCTCGATTTGTGTGGAGAAAAGCTTTCTGCCGATAATACTGCAGCAGAAAAGTTTATTGAGGaatttaaaacgaaaattgaaaattacgatcctgaatttgtttttaatgcgGATGAAACAGGCCTCAATTGGAAGGCACTACCTCGTAAAACTTTAGCTTCAAAGAGAGAAACAAGTGCTCCTGGTCACAAAGTTAGCAAAGATCGCGGAACAGTTCTTACTTGTGCCAATTCAACAGGCAATCATCGGCTTCCATTACTCTTAATTGGCAAATCCAAAAACCCAAGAGCTTTTAAAAACGTTAAAAAGCTTCCAGTGgtttataaaaaccaaaataaagcaTGGATGACTTCTGCATTGTTTACGGAATGGTTTGATGACGTTTTTATTCCAGATGTTAAAAagtatcaaaagaaaataaataaaaaggggAATGTATTGCTTTTGCTGGACAATGCACCTACTCATCCTTCAGAAAGTTTACTGCTTCGTAAGCTACTGTTAGCCGATGAAAATGAAGAAGGTACTCTAATATATCATAAAAACATTAACATAAAAGATTGCTGCTACATGGTAGCTGATGCATGGACTTCCGTAAAGGCGATAACTTTGAAGAGggcttggaataaaataaatggaatttcaACACAACAGCAAATacaggaagaaaaagaaaatgcagAGTTGAAGAACAACGAGGAAAGTGATAAAGATACTGATTCAATGTCTACGGAAAACCTGCAGAATATGATTACAAAAGTTCCAGGCTGTTCCGAGTGCAATGTAGAGGATATCGAAGATTGGTTACATTCTGATTCAATAGATCCTGGGCTCCAATTATTGAGTGACGATGAAATTATTCAGAGTACAAAAGAAGAATCATATCCAGTGGACACAGAAGATGACAATGATTCTACATTTGAATTAGAAGCTGGACCTTCTGCAAGTGAGGCGTTTGCTTGTTTTGAGACTGCCTTAAATTGGATGGAACGACAATCTGAATGCGACCATGTAGACCTTCTTGTCGTCAAGCGCTTGAAAGATCTAGCTGCTAAAAAGCGAGTTTCTTCATTAAAACAGCGTACATTgacagaaatgtttaaataa